A genomic region of Antennarius striatus isolate MH-2024 chromosome 2, ASM4005453v1, whole genome shotgun sequence contains the following coding sequences:
- the dnmt3ba gene encoding DNA (cytosine-5-)-methyltransferase 3 beta, duplicate a — translation MTTQVVVIPYSTPKKYSRFSMLAWANNLLKTNFTDVQQMGSGACHCQIMDCVVPGSVDMTKVKFDAQGEDDCKHNFRLLHEAFSKNDITRTIPVDRLIMGDFKSNFEFLKWFRGFYKANVKSLEYDPVKARGILEISPITVTFHNSWRSELESGKDEKGTGISKVFPYSDEWKDIYDWADRSALGEGYTYCHFCNWSLVTFHKGLHDLQRHAETRKHKKRSQSSMHASQNNHLSDPLPCSDEAIRFIRKLFHKSSAEGEQASRHFAHCKLGSEYPKDITSACQHTPYCVYIYERVTLGEGDAVSVVLVGFFDVIASKHRLRFLDAFQSVDASEDRTAASVVETLKKFGLPVHNLAAVYCDRSGASSEKMCLHLRELNPNIVTLGGLFSVADAACDAGVKKLSNQIQELMADISAHNASCSTNKNQLQALFGSDVSMNGPFHLNTSCLNFCLFVTKILEVWTDLILYFQSCDKDDEKVKSICSQLQDPKVRAIFMFLEQALKPLLSFQRLVQTLKGAARSDIVIVLEEASNLLCTYTSCFLHPQAAFRFLKEHDAQILKNESFHLLSPELNVGGKAVEDFLNQPENTGVLSLLQEEALRFYVALTGGIAEELPLDEATLKSIAQLLNPQRKVKTPGKAVGELGTKLGICCSPEEVGQLVSEFFKYQLAEEGEEKEDLTAVSLEKHWAQVLRNTQQTSIFRKLILTLLSFPCPPLETQQVFTKSLENENNLLCMERDSFTDSEEDVISNGASGKENLLHSKLKPCEVRLTKINEPTNEHYALWREVKIFFYFSSYTTSAQKSRSLMFKIYTGTTRGCFGWENSLRQKPQARAVFQAGVNKWAKHDCLDKDSRKSLESQDEAVEETSPSSKPTQRGRRKSSYRDGKGFLTGELVWGKVKGFSWWPGMVIPWKSKSHPHGMRKVEWFGDGMFSEIYTEGLVSFGAFAKCFCKNSFASLPLYKEAIFQVIELAGERCSKSFAKAEGNKEKELKLMLNWAFEGFLPTGPEGFTPPDAAVHQSSPDSSQSDYQPPAKRKYVFKNKANASIITFNRETIIEKVKEKGKTIEDFCLCCGSSEVDVQHPLFEGGLCLKCKENFTETLYRYDEDGYQSYCTVCCAGLEVILCGNASCCRCFCKDCLDILIGPGTFDKLKDIDPWSCLMCKPSQCEGNLRLRPDWSVKVQDFFINNSAFEFEPHRVYPSIPADQRRPIKVLSLFDGIATGYLVLKDLGLNVGRYIASEICDDSIAVGMIKHEGKIEYVNDVRTITRKHLAEWGPFDLLIGGSPCNDLSMVNPLRKGLFEGTGRLFFEFYRILAMLKPKEGDNRPFFWLFENVVFMSANDKSDICRFLECNPILIDAIKVSPAHRARYFWGNLPGMNRPLATSLDDKVSLQDCLEVGRNAMFDKVRTITTKSNSLRQGKMGPLPVNMNGKDDYLWCTEIEQIFGFPKHYTDVNNMGRMQRQRVLGRSWSVPVIRHLFAPLKDYFQCEQQL, via the exons ATGACGACCCAAGTGGTTGTGATTCCGTATTCCACCCCCAAGAAATACAGCCGCTTCAGTATGCTGGCGTGGGCCAACAACCTGCTGAAGACTAACTTCACAGATGTGCAGCAGATGGGTTCAG GTGCATGTCACTGTCAGATCATGGATTGTGTTGTTCCCGGCTCTGTCGACATGACAAAGGTAAAATTTGATGCACAAGGTGAGGACGACTGTAAGCACAACTTCAGACTCCTTCATGAAGCCTTCAGCAAGAACGACATCACGCGG ACCATTCCAGTTGACCGACTCATAATGGGGGACTTCAAGAGCAACTTTGAGTTCCTGAAGTGGTTCAGAGGTTTCTATAAGGCCAATGTGAAAAGTTTAGAATACGACCCTGTGAAAGCAAGGGGCATCCTCGAGATTAGCCCCATTACTGTGACTTTTCACAATTCAT GGAGATCTGAGCTAGAATCGGGCAAGGATGAGAAGGGCACTGGAATTTCAAAAGTATTTCCATACTCTGATGAATGGAAGGATATTTATGACTGGGCTGACCGTAGCGCTCTCGGCGAGGGATATACTTACTGCCACTTTTGTAACTGGAGCCTGGTCACATTTCATAAGGGCCTTCATGATCTCCAGCGACATgcagaaacaagaaaacacaagaaaaggtCTCAATCTTCTATGCACGCCAGCCAGAACAACCACCTCTCTGATCCGCTGCCCTGCAGTGACGAAGCCATTCGTTTTATCCGCAAACTCTTTCACAAAAGCTCTGCCGAAGGTGAGCAGGCGTCCAGACATTTTGCACATTGTAAACTGGGGTCAGAGTACCCCAAAGATATCACGTCTGCTTGCCAGCACACTCCTTACTGTGTTTACATTTATGAAAGGGTAACACTGGGAGAGGGCGACGCCGTCTCTGTTGTCCTTGTTGGGTTTTTTGACGTGATCGCCTCCAAGCACCGTCTCCGATTCCTGGATGCGTTTCAGTCTGTGGATGCTTCAGAAGATCGAACAGCTGCATCGGTGGTGGAAACCTTGAAAAAGTTCGGGTTACCTGTGCATAATCTTGCTGCTGTTTATTGTGACAGAAGCGGTGCCTCCtcagagaaaatgtgtttgcatCTCAGGGAACTCAACCCAAACATAGTCACCTTAGGCGGGCTGTTCAGCGTCGCTGATGCTGCCTGCGATGCCGGGGTGAAGAAACTCTCCAATCAGATTCAGGAGCTGATGGCAGACATCTCTGCCCACAACGCCTCCTGCTCTACCAACAAAAACCAGCTCCAGGCTCTTTTTGGCTCAGATGTCAGCATGAACGGTCCGTTTCATCTCAACACCAGCTGCCTTAACTTCTGCCTGTTTGTCACTAAAATCCTGGAAGTATGGACGGATCTCATTTTGTACTTTCAGTCTTGCGACAAAGATGATGAGAAAGTCAAGTCGATCTGCTCCCAGCTGCAGGATCCCAAAGTCAGGGCCATATTCATGTTCCTGGAGCAGGCACTGAAGCCTCTGCTCAGTTTCCAAAGACTTGTGCAAACGCTGAAGGGAGCAGCCCGATCTGACATCGTGATCGTCCTGGAAGAGGCGAGTAACTTGCTCTGCACCTACACCTCCTGCTTCCTTCATCCTCAAGCTGCCTTTCGTTTCCTCAAAGAGCACGATGCCCAAATCCTTAAGAACGAGAGTTTCCACCTTTTGAGCCCTGAGCTCAATGTGGGAGGAAAAGCTGTGGAAGACTTTCTCAACCAGCCAGAGAACACAGGGGTGTTGTCGCTGTTACAAGAAGAGGCGCTGCGTTTCTATGTTGCATTAACGGGTGGCATCGCAGAAGAGCTGCCTCTGGACGAGGCGACGCTGAAAAGTATTGCCCAGCTGCTGAATCCCCAGAGAAAGGTGAAGACCCCCGGGAAGGCAGTCGGCGAGCTCGGGACCAAACTGGGAATCTGCTGTTCACCCGAGGAGGTCGGCCAGCTTGTCAGTGAGTTTTTTAAGTATCAGCTGGctgaggaaggagaagagaaggaggacCTGACAGCGGTTTCACTGGAGAAGCACTGGGCCCAGGTGCTGAGGAACACCCAGCAGACCTCCATCTTCAGAAAACTCATTTTGACCCTCCTGTCTTTCCCCTGTCCCCCACTGGAGACCCAGCAAGTTTTCACCAAG TCTTTGGAAAATGAGAACAATCTACTGTGCATGGAAAGAGATTCCTTTACAGACAGCGAGGAGGATGTCATATCCAATGGCGCCAGTGGCAAAGAAAACCTGCTTCACAGTAAAT TGAAACCGTGTGAAGTCCGCCTGACAAAGATCAACG AACCAACAAATGAACATTACGCCTTGTGGAGAGAGGTAAagattttcttctatttttcttcGTATACGACATCTGCACAAAAGAGTAGAAGTTTGATGTTTAAAATTTACACG GGGACCACTAGGGGATGTTTCGGCTGGGAAAACAGCTTGCGCCAGAAGCCCCAGGCCCGTGCCGTGTTTCAGGCCGGTGTTAACAAGTGGGCCAAGCATGATTGTCTGGATAAGGACAGCAGAAAGAGTCTGGAGTCCCAAGATGAGGCG GTGGAAGAGACGTCTCCGTCCAGTAAACCCACACAGAGAGGACGGAGGAAATCTTCCTACAGG GACGGGAAAGGGTTCCTGACAGGTGAACTTGTGTGGGGGAAGGTGAAGGGCTTCTCCTGGTGGCCAGGAATGGTGATACCTTGGAAATCCAAATCACATCCCCACGGAATGCGGAAGGTGGAATGGTTCGGGGACGGGATGTTCTCTGAG ATCTACACAGAAGGTCTGGTGTCATTCGGCGCCTTCGCCAAGTGCTTTTGCAAAAACTCCTTTGCCAGCTTGCCTCTCTACAAGGAAGCCATCTTCCAGGTCATCGAG TTAGCAGGTGAACGATGTTCTAAGTCTTTTGCCAAGGCGGaaggaaataaagagaaagagcTGAAGCTGATGCTGAACTGGGCTTTTGAAGGATTTCTCCCTACAGGACCTGAAGGATTCACTCCTCCTG ACGCTGCTGTTCATCAAAGTTCACCTGACTCTTCCCAGTCTGACTACCAGCCTCCAGCAAAaaggaaatatgtttttaaaaataaagcaaatgcaTCCATCATCACTTTTAACAGAG AAACAATTATAGAAAAGGtgaaagagaaaggaaagacaATTGAAG atttttgtttgtgttgtggatCATCTGAGGTTGACGTGCAGCACCCGTTGTTTGAAGGTGGTCTTTGTCTAAAATGCAAG GAGAACTTCACAGAGACGCTGTATCGCTATGATGAAGACGGCTACCAGTCATATTGCACCGTGTGTTGCGCCGGCTTAGAGGTGATTCTGTGTGGCAACGCCAGCTGCTGCAG ATGTTTCTGTAAGGACTGTCTGGACATTCTGATCGGTCCAGGAACCTTTGACAAACTGAAAGACATCGACCCCTGGAGCTGCTTGATGTGTAAACCGTCACAGTGTGAGGGGAACCTCAGACTGAGGCCGGACTGGAGCGTCAAGGTCCAAGACTTCTTTATCAACAACAGCGCCTTCGAGTTT GAGCCTCACAGAGTTTATCCCTCCATCCCTGCTGATCAGCGAAGGCCAATCAAAGTGCTCTCTCTTTTTGACGGCATTGCAACAG GCTACCTCGTGCTCAAAGACCTGGGCTTAAACGTGGGGCGCTACATCGCCTCGGAGATATGTGACGATTCGATCGCTGTGGGGATGATCAAGCACGAGGGGAAGATCGAATACGTGAATGACGTTCGTACCATCACGAGGAAACAT CTGGCTGAATGGGGTCCGTTCGATCTCCTGATCGGAGGCAGTCCGTGTAACGACCTGTCCATGGTCAACCCTCTAAGAAAAGGATTATTCG AGGGAACCGGAAGGCTCTTCTTCGAGTTCTACCGCATTTTGGCCATGCTGAAGCCGAAGGAGGGTGACAACCGTCCGTTCTTCTGGTTGTTTGAGAACGTTGTCTTCATGAGCGCCAACGACAAGTCAGACATCTGCAGATTTCTTGAG TGTAATCCAATTCTTATCGATGCGATCAAAGTCAGTCCAGCTCATAGGGCACGCTACTTTTGGGGAAATCTCCCGGGTATGAACAG ACCTCTGGCTACATCTCTGGATGACAAAGTGTCCCTCCAGGATTGTCTGGAAGTCGGACGCAATGCGATG TTTGATAAAGTCCGGACGATCACAACAAAATCGAACTCCTTGCGACAGGGCAAGATGGGGCCGCTGCCTGTCAACATGAATGGCAAGGACGACTACCTGTGGTGCACCGAAATAGAACA GATCTTCGGCTTCCCCAAACATTACACGGATGTGAACAACATGGGCCGAATGCAGCGGCAGAGAGTTCTGGGCCGCTCCTGGAGCGTCCCTGTCATTCGTCACCTCTTCGCCCCTCTGAAGGATTACTTCCAATGCGAACAACAACTGTGA